Proteins encoded within one genomic window of Candidatus Poribacteria bacterium:
- a CDS encoding chromate transporter, translating to MLGLFFTFLKLGTFIFGSGHALASAMQSEIVDRQGWMTAEQFQDGWAAGNVLPGPIATKVVVYVGYEQAGVWGALVAIVAYLLPSITGMVLITAVLTQYAQLPAVKSIVRGVKPAVLALLVEAFLSFTGVAFPRNGALVAPSVPVLVTVGGVCLSLAGMWWMSTTGIAGVGAFL from the coding sequence ATGCTTGGCTTGTTCTTCACCTTCCTGAAGCTGGGAACCTTCATCTTCGGCTCGGGACACGCTCTCGCCTCTGCGATGCAGAGCGAGATCGTCGACCGGCAGGGATGGATGACCGCCGAGCAGTTCCAGGACGGATGGGCTGCCGGCAACGTGCTCCCCGGTCCCATCGCGACGAAGGTCGTCGTCTACGTCGGCTACGAACAAGCCGGCGTGTGGGGAGCCCTCGTCGCGATCGTCGCCTACCTGCTGCCGTCCATAACCGGGATGGTGCTCATCACGGCAGTGCTGACGCAGTACGCCCAGCTCCCAGCCGTCAAGAGCATCGTGCGCGGCGTGAAGCCTGCCGTCCTCGCGCTGCTCGTCGAGGCGTTCCTGAGCTTCACCGGCGTGGCGTTCCCGCGGAACGGGGCGCTCGTCGCGCCCAGCGTACCGGTGCTGGTGACGGTCGGCGGCGTGTGTTTGAGCTTAGCAGGGATGTGGTGGATGTCGACGACGGGGATCGCGGGAGTTGGAGCGTTCCTG
- the rpmE gene encoding 50S ribosomal protein L31 has translation MKTGIHPNVNTVTISCVCGATYETFSTKTGLRVEVCASCHPFFTGQRKIVDTEGRVQKFEQKYRRFKAQA, from the coding sequence ATGAAAACCGGCATCCATCCGAACGTGAACACGGTCACCATCTCCTGCGTCTGCGGAGCCACGTACGAGACCTTCTCGACCAAGACCGGGCTGCGCGTCGAAGTCTGCGCGAGCTGCCACCCGTTCTTCACGGGACAGCGCAAGATCGTCGACACCGAGGGTCGCGTGCAGAAGTTCGAGCAGAAGTACCGCCGATTCAAAGCGCAAGCCTAG